The following are from one region of the Achromobacter xylosoxidans genome:
- a CDS encoding gamma-glutamylcyclotransferase has product MWIREMVHGLYRPVWAQARLADGRRVSVIAFVAETTHPQYRATDELNAVAADVAMASGPLGSNREYLTRLDDALARWGIHDPHVSDLVQRVKVRVW; this is encoded by the coding sequence GTGTGGATCCGTGAAATGGTGCACGGGCTGTATCGGCCAGTCTGGGCGCAAGCACGTTTGGCGGATGGGCGTCGGGTTTCGGTCATCGCTTTCGTCGCCGAAACGACGCACCCCCAATATCGTGCGACAGATGAACTCAACGCGGTTGCCGCCGATGTCGCCATGGCAAGCGGCCCACTCGGGAGTAATCGTGAATATTTGACTCGTCTGGACGACGCGCTCGCCCGCTGGGGGATCCACGACCCACATGTGAGCGACCTTGTGCAGCGGGTCAAGGTGCGAGTTTGGTAA
- a CDS encoding enoyl-CoA hydratase/isomerase family protein has protein sequence MTENLRYQNYTAIEFDRPLDRVLRLTLNNPERMNSLDSRGHAELAEVWREIDTDPEVSAVIIRGAGRAFSAGGDFRMLEEINDDFKARARVWREARDLVYNIINCSKPIVSAIHGPAVGAGLVAALLADISIAAKSARIVDGHTKLGVAAGDHAAIIWPLLCGMAKAKYHLMLCEPVSGAQAEALGLVSLCVEDDALQDKALEIAGKLAAGAPGAMRWTKYALNNWLRQAGPIFDTSLALEFMGFGSPEAREGVSALQERRAPRFDLDLGV, from the coding sequence ATGACAGAAAACCTTCGTTATCAGAACTACACGGCGATTGAATTCGACCGTCCGCTTGACCGTGTTCTGCGCCTGACGCTGAACAACCCCGAGCGCATGAATTCCCTGGATTCCCGGGGGCACGCCGAACTGGCGGAGGTATGGCGCGAGATCGACACCGATCCCGAGGTCAGCGCCGTGATCATCCGCGGAGCCGGGCGTGCGTTCTCGGCTGGTGGTGATTTCCGCATGCTCGAAGAGATCAACGACGATTTCAAGGCCAGGGCCCGTGTCTGGCGAGAAGCCCGAGACCTGGTCTACAACATCATCAACTGTTCGAAACCTATCGTCTCCGCCATTCATGGCCCGGCGGTGGGCGCGGGTCTGGTGGCGGCTCTGCTGGCCGACATCTCGATTGCAGCGAAATCGGCCCGCATTGTGGACGGCCACACCAAGCTGGGCGTCGCCGCAGGCGACCATGCGGCCATCATCTGGCCCTTGCTTTGCGGGATGGCCAAGGCCAAATACCACCTGATGTTGTGCGAACCCGTGAGCGGCGCGCAGGCCGAAGCGCTGGGTCTCGTGTCGTTGTGCGTTGAGGACGACGCGCTTCAAGACAAAGCCCTTGAGATCGCCGGGAAGCTCGCGGCAGGCGCGCCGGGTGCGATGCGGTGGACCAAGTACGCCCTGAACAATTGGCTGCGTCAGGCCGGACCCATTTTCGATACCTCGCTGGCGCTGGAGTTCATGGGCTTCGGAAGCCCCGAGGCGCGGGAGGGAGTGAGCGCATTGCAAGAGCGCCGCGCTCCCCGGTTCGACCTGGACCTGGGTGTCTAG
- the tnpB gene encoding IS66 family insertion sequence element accessory protein TnpB (TnpB, as the term is used for proteins encoded by IS66 family insertion elements, is considered an accessory protein, since TnpC, encoded by a neighboring gene, is a DDE family transposase.) has translation MATRVAAVIRVDAIWLATEPLDMRAGTETALARVVAVFGSARPHHAYCFANRRANRMKVLVHDGIGVWLAARRLNRGKFVWADALRGPHVAVDSEQWQALVLGLPWQHVGAAGAISVL, from the coding sequence GTGGCTACGCGAGTGGCTGCGGTGATCCGTGTCGATGCGATCTGGCTGGCCACCGAGCCGCTGGACATGCGCGCCGGCACCGAGACGGCACTGGCCCGGGTGGTGGCCGTGTTCGGTTCGGCCCGTCCGCACCACGCCTATTGCTTCGCAAACCGGCGCGCCAACCGCATGAAGGTGCTGGTACATGACGGGATCGGCGTGTGGCTGGCCGCGCGCCGGCTGAACCGCGGCAAGTTCGTGTGGGCCGATGCGCTGCGCGGCCCACACGTCGCGGTCGACAGTGAGCAGTGGCAGGCGCTGGTGCTGGGCCTGCCTTGGCAGCATGTGGGCGCGGCAGGCGCGATCTCGGTGTTGTAG
- a CDS encoding CoA transferase subunit B, which produces MAWTHDQMAARAAQELHDGDYVNLGIGLPTKVVQYVPDGMQVWLQSENGLIGIGPPPYEDEIDPDLIDAAKQTVTTAPGASICSSSMSFAMIRGGHMDLTILGAMQVSAQGDLANWMIPGKMVKGMGGAMDLVGGARRVIVLMEHNTRDGAMKILDQCSLPLTGRSVVHRIISDLAVMDITDEGLVVKELAPGVTREALQEKSEPRLVFALG; this is translated from the coding sequence ATGGCTTGGACACATGACCAAATGGCAGCGCGCGCCGCACAGGAACTGCACGACGGCGACTACGTGAATCTGGGAATAGGCTTACCCACGAAAGTGGTGCAATACGTGCCTGACGGCATGCAAGTATGGTTGCAGTCCGAAAACGGACTGATCGGCATCGGGCCGCCCCCTTATGAGGACGAAATCGACCCGGACCTTATCGACGCGGCCAAGCAGACGGTGACAACAGCGCCTGGCGCATCCATCTGTTCGTCTTCCATGTCGTTCGCCATGATCCGAGGCGGCCATATGGACCTTACGATCCTGGGAGCCATGCAGGTCAGCGCGCAGGGAGACCTTGCAAACTGGATGATCCCCGGCAAGATGGTCAAAGGCATGGGCGGGGCCATGGATCTTGTTGGTGGCGCGCGCCGGGTCATTGTGCTCATGGAACACAACACGCGTGACGGTGCGATGAAAATTCTGGATCAGTGCTCTTTGCCGCTGACCGGTCGTAGCGTGGTGCACAGGATCATTTCCGACCTGGCGGTGATGGACATCACCGACGAAGGGCTGGTTGTAAAAGAGCTGGCGCCCGGCGTTACGCGCGAGGCATTGCAGGAAAAGTCGGAGCCTCGCCTGGTGTTTGCACTAGGATAG
- a CDS encoding LysR family transcriptional regulator — MDTHPEWNDLKVFLAVARLGTISDAGEKLGIEHSTVSRRIDRLEATLRVVLFDRRRSGYSLTDAGHALIPHAEKMESALLAAVEESLEAADFIKGNVRVGTPEAFGIHVLAPGMAQLRQKHPGLRIELMAQPQFPSLVTREVEILVTLDPPQMGRYKVAKLAQIDYFLYCSPAYRDAHPPIRELSDVAQHDFLDYIHDGSVSERYRVLEELVLEPNRCFSSNSVLAQRSAAAAGLGLVLLTPYVANVNSGDLISVFPDKPLITRSLWIAAPEDLLRIKRYQFAWRFIREQVESQPELFHPSA, encoded by the coding sequence ATGGATACGCACCCCGAATGGAACGACCTCAAAGTTTTTCTGGCTGTCGCACGGCTGGGCACGATCTCCGATGCGGGGGAGAAGCTCGGGATCGAGCACTCCACTGTTTCGCGGCGGATCGACCGGCTGGAAGCGACCTTGCGCGTGGTCTTGTTTGACCGACGCCGCAGCGGCTATTCGCTGACCGATGCTGGCCATGCGCTGATTCCTCACGCGGAAAAAATGGAAAGCGCGCTGTTGGCCGCTGTGGAAGAAAGCCTGGAGGCGGCCGACTTCATCAAAGGCAATGTTCGCGTTGGAACACCGGAAGCATTTGGTATCCACGTGCTTGCCCCGGGGATGGCGCAGTTGCGCCAGAAACATCCCGGACTGCGCATTGAACTGATGGCCCAGCCCCAATTCCCCAGCCTTGTGACCAGGGAAGTCGAAATCCTGGTGACGCTTGATCCGCCGCAGATGGGGCGATACAAGGTCGCGAAGCTGGCGCAGATCGACTACTTCCTTTATTGCTCTCCTGCCTACCGGGACGCCCATCCTCCAATACGTGAACTCAGCGACGTCGCTCAGCACGATTTCCTGGACTACATCCATGATGGTTCGGTCAGTGAGCGCTATCGCGTGCTTGAAGAGCTCGTCCTGGAACCGAATCGATGTTTCAGCTCGAACAGCGTGCTTGCACAGCGCTCGGCCGCAGCGGCTGGGCTGGGGCTTGTCTTGCTTACGCCCTATGTCGCAAACGTGAATAGCGGCGACCTCATCAGCGTTTTTCCTGATAAGCCCCTCATTACGCGGAGCTTATGGATTGCGGCGCCCGAAGATCTGCTGCGGATCAAACGCTACCAGTTCGCTTGGCGATTTATCCGTGAACAGGTCGAATCGCAGCCGGAGCTGTTCCACCCGTCCGCTTGA
- a CDS encoding GlxA family transcriptional regulator, with protein MVVALLRAHSHACLLTEWIIDDGNSTKFRLRRHVEPVKQLEVGVVLYPAVQQASVLGLTDLFCVANACAASYGAQSNIPLRVTHWEQPAPGVAPVRVFDNGASRVSILSALILPPSLAEPTGGASDSSLTAWRCEQHGRGVVIGSVCAGAFLLAETGLMTGRPMTTHWTYADLLKSRFPDVNVDVNRLIIDDGDVISAGGLMSWTDLGLRLVDRLLGPTVMLATARMMLVDPPGREQRYYSVFSPRLSHGDAAVLKVQHWLQATQGKETRLQVLAEQANLEERTLLRRFQKATGMTTTEYCQHLRVGRAKELLQFDSAPIDRVAWEVGYSDPGAFRKIFARIAGLSPSAYRRRFSVGNVGGAGGTSRES; from the coding sequence GTGGTTGTGGCGCTTCTGCGCGCTCATTCTCACGCCTGTTTGCTGACCGAGTGGATAATTGACGACGGGAACAGCACAAAATTTAGGCTGCGCCGACACGTGGAACCAGTAAAGCAATTGGAAGTAGGAGTGGTCCTCTATCCCGCCGTCCAACAGGCGTCGGTGTTGGGGCTGACAGATCTGTTCTGTGTTGCTAACGCTTGCGCCGCCTCCTACGGAGCCCAATCCAACATCCCGCTAAGAGTCACCCATTGGGAGCAACCCGCGCCAGGAGTTGCGCCGGTGCGTGTCTTCGATAACGGAGCCAGTAGGGTGTCGATTTTGTCAGCATTGATACTACCGCCCTCCTTGGCCGAGCCAACGGGAGGAGCATCGGATTCGTCGCTCACTGCTTGGCGATGCGAACAGCATGGCAGAGGCGTCGTGATCGGTTCGGTATGCGCCGGCGCCTTTTTATTGGCGGAGACCGGGTTGATGACCGGCCGGCCCATGACCACCCATTGGACGTATGCCGACCTGCTCAAAAGTCGCTTTCCAGACGTCAACGTTGACGTTAACCGACTCATTATTGATGACGGCGATGTCATATCCGCCGGCGGCCTGATGTCTTGGACGGATCTAGGGTTGCGTCTAGTAGACAGGCTGCTGGGCCCAACCGTGATGCTTGCCACGGCGCGCATGATGCTAGTCGACCCTCCCGGTCGAGAGCAGCGTTACTACAGTGTGTTCTCGCCAAGACTTTCACATGGCGATGCCGCCGTATTGAAAGTGCAGCATTGGCTGCAAGCAACTCAGGGGAAGGAGACTAGGCTTCAAGTACTCGCCGAGCAAGCCAATCTTGAAGAGCGCACATTGCTTCGACGCTTTCAAAAGGCCACCGGCATGACGACCACTGAGTATTGTCAACATTTACGCGTCGGACGGGCTAAAGAACTGCTCCAATTCGACTCAGCGCCTATTGATCGGGTAGCGTGGGAAGTAGGATACAGCGACCCTGGCGCGTTTAGGAAGATTTTTGCGCGTATCGCCGGGCTATCCCCGAGCGCCTATCGCCGCAGATTTAGTGTCGGCAACGTCGGGGGGGCGGGCGGTACATCCAGAGAGTCGTAG
- a CDS encoding cysteine hydrolase family protein has protein sequence MTKRGLIVVDLQNEYLSTGKLPLSGIEAASTNAARVIAHARSNGEPIFHVRHEFANNEAPFFLPGTEGVEIQSAVAPHDGEPVIVKNHINSFRQTDLKQQLDNRGVEEVVVVGAMSHMCVDAVVRAAADLGYPVTVLHDACATLDLEFNGVKVPATQVHAAMMAAFAFGYGQVKSTDEYLAN, from the coding sequence ATGACAAAGCGCGGATTAATCGTTGTCGACCTGCAAAACGAATACCTATCTACTGGGAAGCTGCCCCTTTCCGGCATTGAAGCGGCGTCAACAAATGCAGCACGCGTGATCGCTCACGCACGGTCGAACGGCGAGCCCATCTTTCACGTCCGGCATGAATTCGCAAACAACGAAGCGCCGTTTTTTTTGCCTGGCACTGAGGGGGTGGAAATTCAGTCTGCCGTCGCCCCGCATGACGGGGAGCCCGTCATCGTGAAGAATCATATCAACTCGTTCCGCCAAACCGACCTCAAGCAGCAACTCGACAATCGAGGGGTCGAAGAAGTGGTTGTCGTCGGCGCTATGAGTCACATGTGCGTGGACGCGGTCGTTCGCGCTGCGGCCGATTTGGGTTACCCCGTCACCGTACTCCACGATGCTTGTGCCACGCTAGATCTGGAATTCAATGGCGTGAAGGTTCCCGCAACCCAGGTACATGCCGCAATGATGGCCGCCTTCGCATTCGGCTATGGCCAAGTCAAGTCGACTGACGAATACTTGGCGAACTGA
- a CDS encoding CoA transferase subunit A produces the protein MRKIYGDVADALDGVITNGQTIAVGGFGLCGIPSALIEGMRDSGVGNLTCISNNAGVDDFGLGLLLQSRQVKRMIASYVGENKEFERQYLSGELELEFNPQGTLAERLRAGGAGIPAFFTRTGVGTVVEEGKETRQFGGQTYIMELALRPDVSLVKAKRADRAGNLVFARTARNFNPDVAMAGAVTIAEVEELVEEGEIDPDDVHLPGIFVDRIVVVPNPEKRIERKSFRSRPQ, from the coding sequence ATGAGAAAGATATATGGAGATGTGGCCGACGCCCTGGACGGGGTCATCACGAACGGCCAAACGATAGCTGTCGGGGGTTTCGGCCTGTGCGGCATTCCTTCAGCATTGATAGAAGGGATGCGTGACAGCGGCGTCGGCAATCTGACTTGCATCAGCAACAACGCTGGCGTTGATGACTTCGGTCTGGGGCTACTACTGCAGTCGCGCCAGGTGAAGCGCATGATCGCGTCGTACGTTGGCGAGAACAAGGAATTCGAAAGACAGTACTTGAGTGGCGAACTGGAGCTGGAGTTCAACCCTCAAGGGACGCTTGCGGAGCGTTTGCGCGCAGGCGGCGCCGGAATTCCCGCGTTTTTCACCAGGACTGGCGTCGGCACTGTCGTCGAGGAAGGCAAAGAGACCAGGCAGTTCGGTGGCCAGACCTACATCATGGAGTTGGCGCTCCGGCCGGATGTCTCGCTGGTGAAAGCAAAGCGTGCAGATCGAGCAGGCAACCTTGTCTTTGCACGCACAGCTCGAAACTTCAATCCCGACGTGGCAATGGCGGGAGCGGTGACGATCGCCGAAGTGGAAGAACTGGTGGAAGAGGGCGAGATCGATCCTGACGATGTGCATCTGCCAGGAATCTTCGTCGATCGTATCGTCGTCGTACCCAACCCGGAAAAGCGCATCGAGCGCAAGAGTTTCCGTTCACGGCCGCAGTAA
- the tnpC gene encoding IS66 family transposase encodes MSTASLDHLDAQQLRALAERLMGEVAARDAQIAAHDAVVAERDRVLHFKQTHIDQLMQELALYKRWRYGKRSEQLNPAQASLLEETMDADMAAIEEEVNALREAISAKPAPPQAPRRMRLPPELPRTDIHHEPASTTCRCGCGLKRIGEDVSEKLDYLPGVFTVERHIRGKWVCEHCETLTQAPVPAQVIDKGIPTAGLLAQVLVAKFADHLPLYRQEGIFARAGLALPRSTLGEWVGVCGLRLQPLVDALKAEVLGKPVLHADETPVQMLNPGAGKTHRAYLWAYTPTSFDSLRAVLYDFAPSRAGEHCRTFLQDWRGKLVTDDYVGYKAGFAAGIKELGCMAHARRKFHDLHASHQSQIAGEALDLFGALYGVERDVADLPADERRRIRQDRARPIAETLHRWLIAQRQRVPDGSGTARAIDYSLKRWEALTRYLDDGDAPIDNNWVENQIRPWAIGRSNWLFAGSLRGGQRAAAIMSLIQSARLNGHDPYAYLKDVLTRLPTQKNSQIAELLPHRWQPAA; translated from the coding sequence ATGAGTACCGCATCCCTGGATCACCTCGACGCACAGCAACTGCGCGCGTTGGCCGAACGCCTGATGGGCGAGGTGGCCGCGCGTGACGCCCAGATAGCGGCGCACGATGCGGTGGTTGCCGAGCGGGATCGCGTACTGCACTTCAAACAGACGCACATCGACCAGCTCATGCAGGAGCTGGCGCTGTACAAGCGCTGGCGTTACGGCAAGCGCAGCGAGCAACTGAACCCTGCGCAGGCAAGCCTTCTGGAAGAAACGATGGATGCCGACATGGCGGCTATCGAAGAGGAAGTCAACGCGCTGCGCGAGGCGATATCCGCCAAGCCTGCGCCGCCGCAAGCGCCGCGCCGCATGCGGTTGCCGCCCGAACTGCCGCGCACCGACATCCATCACGAACCGGCGTCCACGACGTGCCGCTGCGGCTGCGGCTTGAAGCGCATCGGCGAGGACGTCAGCGAGAAGCTGGATTACCTGCCGGGCGTCTTTACGGTCGAACGTCACATCCGCGGCAAATGGGTGTGCGAGCACTGCGAGACGCTCACGCAGGCGCCGGTCCCCGCGCAGGTCATCGACAAGGGCATCCCGACGGCGGGACTTCTGGCGCAGGTGCTGGTGGCCAAGTTCGCCGACCACCTGCCGCTATACCGCCAGGAAGGCATCTTTGCGCGCGCCGGTCTGGCGCTGCCGCGCTCGACGCTGGGCGAGTGGGTCGGCGTATGCGGGCTGCGGTTGCAGCCGCTGGTCGATGCGCTCAAGGCCGAGGTGCTGGGCAAACCCGTGCTGCATGCCGACGAGACGCCAGTGCAGATGCTCAATCCGGGCGCGGGCAAGACGCACCGGGCCTACTTGTGGGCATACACACCGACCTCGTTCGACAGCCTGCGTGCAGTGCTCTACGACTTCGCGCCAAGCCGGGCCGGTGAGCACTGCCGCACGTTCCTGCAAGATTGGCGCGGCAAACTGGTGACCGACGATTATGTGGGCTACAAGGCCGGCTTCGCTGCCGGCATCAAGGAACTTGGCTGCATGGCGCACGCCAGGCGCAAGTTCCATGACCTGCATGCGAGCCACCAGAGCCAGATCGCCGGAGAGGCACTGGATCTGTTCGGCGCGCTCTACGGCGTAGAGCGGGACGTAGCCGACCTGCCTGCCGACGAGCGCAGGCGGATACGTCAGGATCGCGCCAGGCCGATCGCCGAGACCTTGCATCGATGGCTGATCGCGCAGCGCCAGCGCGTGCCCGATGGCTCGGGTACCGCACGCGCCATCGACTACAGCCTCAAGCGCTGGGAGGCGCTCACGCGCTATCTTGATGATGGCGATGCACCGATCGACAACAACTGGGTGGAGAACCAGATCCGGCCCTGGGCGATCGGGCGCTCGAACTGGTTGTTCGCAGGCTCGCTGCGCGGCGGGCAGCGTGCGGCCGCCATTATGAGCCTGATCCAGTCGGCGCGGCTCAATGGGCACGACCCGTACGCCTATCTGAAGGACGTGCTCACGCGCCTGCCCACGCAGAAAAACAGCCAGATCGCTGAGCTGCTGCCGCATCGGTGGCAACCTGCTGCATAA
- a CDS encoding TRAP transporter large permease subunit: protein MPPLAIFALVIGVIYGGVATASESAALGVVAATLLCAYKRVLTWEMLGRASEATLRTTGMIILITLAAFFLNFVLSSIGLTTLLVNAVTSLDLPPLGMMLGMMLAIILFYILLGCFMDTLAMLVTTAPLTVPIVIALGYDPVWFGVMLIVLCEMCQLTPPFGMNLFVVHSVRGQGKFMDVVMGVLPFLAMLLLMIVLLLAVPQLAMWLPDQMAHL, encoded by the coding sequence GTGCCGCCGCTGGCGATCTTCGCGCTGGTGATTGGCGTTATCTACGGCGGCGTCGCCACCGCCAGCGAATCGGCCGCGCTCGGCGTGGTGGCCGCCACCCTGCTGTGCGCCTACAAGCGCGTGTTGACGTGGGAAATGCTGGGCCGCGCCTCCGAAGCCACACTGCGCACCACCGGCATGATCATCCTGATCACCCTGGCCGCGTTCTTCCTGAACTTTGTGCTGTCCTCGATCGGTCTCACCACTCTGCTGGTGAACGCCGTGACCAGCCTGGACCTGCCGCCGCTGGGCATGATGCTGGGCATGATGCTGGCCATCATCCTGTTCTACATCCTGCTCGGCTGCTTCATGGACACGCTGGCCATGCTGGTCACCACCGCCCCGCTCACCGTGCCCATCGTCATTGCACTGGGCTACGACCCGGTGTGGTTCGGCGTGATGCTGATCGTGCTATGCGAAATGTGCCAGCTCACGCCCCCCTTCGGCATGAACCTGTTCGTGGTGCACAGCGTGCGCGGCCAGGGCAAATTCATGGACGTGGTGATGGGCGTGCTGCCGTTCCTCGCGATGCTGTTGCTGATGATCGTGCTACTTCTGGCAGTCCCGCAACTGGCTATGTGGCTACCCGACCAGATGGCCCACCTGTGA
- the tnpA gene encoding IS66-like element accessory protein TnpA has product MSKTELAPVPKRRSYPKALKAQIVAQCSQPETSIAGVALSHGVNANLVHKWIRQAERQAPVAPTFVPVALPAVPSSGRHIEIHLSRGPAQATVQWPVSEAGACVAWLREWLR; this is encoded by the coding sequence ATGTCGAAGACAGAATTAGCGCCGGTTCCTAAGCGTCGGTCTTATCCGAAGGCGCTGAAGGCCCAGATCGTGGCCCAGTGCAGCCAGCCAGAAACCTCCATTGCCGGCGTGGCGCTGTCACACGGCGTGAACGCGAACCTGGTGCATAAGTGGATTCGCCAGGCCGAACGGCAGGCCCCTGTAGCGCCGACGTTCGTGCCGGTCGCGTTGCCTGCGGTGCCCTCGTCAGGCCGTCACATCGAGATTCACTTGTCGCGCGGTCCCGCGCAAGCGACGGTGCAATGGCCCGTGAGTGAAGCGGGCGCATGTGTGGCGTGGCTACGCGAGTGGCTGCGGTGA